The following proteins are co-located in the Doryrhamphus excisus isolate RoL2022-K1 chromosome 3, RoL_Dexc_1.0, whole genome shotgun sequence genome:
- the LOC131125594 gene encoding complement factor H-like isoform X2 — protein MLHLGISWKIYLGFAFLSCGGHHCVSASRYCDAPTLDGGYLVPEQDTYNHGTVLFYACENGLKPAVEGWWATTTCRDGKWSTRPQCIDINNCIPLVLPHGKYHSSSEGWYMNGYTIRVTCDTGYVHRNWDATALCANGTWTSVPVCERSTQACNEPPKVPHGVIVNQNPKQDVYASDTEVVYECEDGYNVQGGHVKKSIFCIAGNWTTAPACVREIKPTPAGGGSTTSTEGRRPGSGKDGSEVGGRGNTGGVDRCGTAPIVPNGDIVERNQMFLKYQCASFYTRVGPRRVVCHSNGQWSKIPICKAAYCSVDTSERTQLKDVGVKFINSGEKVRLECVKLDHWLTNHYSVASCNNAEITFTRCCNWWELKWNTC, from the exons ATGCTACACCTCGGGATATCTTGGAAGATTTATCTTGGATTTGCTTTCCTGTCATGTGGAGGGCATCACTGCGTTTCAGCGAGCCGTTACTGCGATGCTCCCACACTGGATGGAGGTTATTTAGTTCCTGAACAGGACACATATAACCATGGGACAGTGTTGTTTTACGCATGTGAGAATGGACTCAAGCCGGCCGTGGAGGGTTGGTGGGCGACGACGACATGCCGGGACGGTAAATGGTCCACTCGACCACAATGTATAG ATATCAACAATTGCATCCCACTCGTGCTCCCTCATGGTAAATACCATTCCAGCTCAGAGGGTTGGTACATGAACGGCTACACAATCAGGGTAACATGTGACACTGGATACGTGCACAGAAACTGGGACGCTACAGCGCTTTGTGCAAATGGAACATGGACCTCCGTGCCAGTCTGTGAGC GAAGTACCCAGGCATGCAATGAACCCCCCAAAGTCCCACACGGCGTCATCGTCAACCAGAACCCTAAACAGGATGTGTATGCGTCTGATACTGAAGTAGTGTATGAGTGTGAGGATGGATACAATGTACAAGGAGGACACGTTAAAAAGTCCATCTTTTGCATCGCTGGGAACTGGACAACAGCGCCTGCTTGTG TCAGAGAAATAAAGCCAACTCCTGCAGGCGGTGGATCCACAACATCTACTGAAG GGAGAAGACCAGGTAGTGGTAAGGATGGCTCTGAAGTGGGCGGAAGAGGAAACACTGGCGGGG TCGACCGGTGCGGAACAGCTCCCATCGTCCCAAATGGTGACATCGTGGAAAGGAACCAGATGTTTTTGAAGTACCAGTGTGCCAGTTTCTACACACGAGTGGGTCCAAGGAGGGTGGTGTGCCACAGCAATGGCCAGTGGTCCAAAATACCCATCTGCAAAG CTGCCTATTGTTCTGTGGACACCAGTGAACGCACCCAGTTGAAAGATGTTGGGGTGAAATTTATAAACAGTGGTGAGAAGGTGAGGTTGGAGTGCGTGAAACTGGACCACTGGCTGACGAATCATTATTCGGTGGCGTCGTGCAATAATGCAGAGATAACATTTACTAGAT GTTGTAACTGGTGGGAACTGAAGTGG aatacatgctaa
- the LOC131125709 gene encoding putative glycerol kinase 5, whose translation MGTPRNGTTKESFILSVDVGTTSIKCHVYDKRAKIRGSSSTEVLPLYPKAGHVELDPDALWKGFISVVKCAVQDAGVQMRQMKALGISTQRATFTTWDRRTGVPFHNFITWQDQRAADLVRSWNRSYTMKAIHGVTKMLYFLTRQKRLLSASLIIFSTQHITFRLVWVLRYYKQVAQAVAEGNCCFGTVDTWLLFKLTQGVTHATDYSNASATGIFDSYQMCWSQFLCSLVSLPLSIFPKVENTDHEFGFTDPSIFGVSIPIMSVMADQQAAMFGECCYNVGDVKITMGTGTFMDVNTGRKPHTSLAGLYPVVGWKIGSELVYLAEGNAADTGTAIRWAQELDLFSDVEDTSTMAYSVSDSDGVCFVPSFSGLQAPLNDPKACASFMGLKLSTTKCHLVRAILESIAFRNKQLYDTMLRETNIPITKIRVDGGVSSNDFIMQLTADLFGRKVERCRHREMSCLGAAFVAGLGVGYWKTREEVKKLHSADNVFCPKGVGGDGASSQYTPILQSWERALRRSMYWYKKP comes from the exons ATGGGGACTCCGAGGAACGGCACGACGAAGGAAAGTTTCATTTTGTCTGTGGATGTGGGCACGACGTCAATCAAATGTCACGTGTATGACAAGCGGGCAAAAATTCGTGGATCTTCCTCCACAGAG GTTCTTCCGCTGTACCCGAAGGCAGGGCATGTGGAGCTTGATCCAGATGCCCTGTGGAAAGGCTTCATCTCTGTGGTGAAGTGTGCTGTGCAAG ATGCAGGAGTCCAAATGCGTCAGATGAAGGCTCTCGGTATCTCTACTCAGCGAGCCACCTTCACAACATGGGACAG GAGAACTGGTGTTCCGTTTCATAATTTTATCACCTGGCAGGACCAGAGAGCAGCAGACCTCGTGAGATCCTGGAACAGATCTTACACTATGAAA GCGATCCACGGTGTGACAAAGATGCTGTACTTCCTGACCAGGCAGAAGCGGTTACTTTCAGCAAGTCTGATTATCTTCTCCACTCAACATATCACCTTCCGCCTTGTCTGGGTCCTGAGATACTACAAACAG GTTGCTCAAGCAGTGGCAGAAGGGAACTGCTGCTTTGGAACAGTTGACACCTGGCTCTTGTTTAAACTGACTCAAG GAGTGACTCATGCCACAGACTACTCAAATGCAAGTGCGACAGGGATTTTTGACTCTTATCAG ATGTGTTGGAGTCAGTTTCTGTGTTCTCTGGTCTCCCTGCCTCTCTCCATTTTCCCAAAAGTAGAAAATACAGA CCATGAATTTGGTTTCACAGACCCGTCCATATTTGGAGTATCCATTCCCATTATGTCAGTG ATGGCGGACCAACAGGCTGCCATGTTTGGAGAGTGCTGTTACAATGTCGGTGATGTGAAGATCACCATGGGAACAGGAACCTTCATGGACGTAAACACCGGCCGCAAGCCTCACACGTCTTTGGCTG GTCTTTATCCAGTTGTGGGGTGGAAGATAGGCTCAGAGTTGGTCTATCTGGCTGAGGGCAACGCAGCAGATACTGGAACTGCCATTAGATGGGCTCAGGAACTGG ATCTCTTCTCTGACGTGGAGGACACAAGCACCATGGCTTACAGCGTCAGTGACTCAGACGGCGTGTGTTTCGTCCCGTCTTTCAGCGGCCTGCAG GCTCCATTGAATGACCCCAAAGCTTGCGCTTCCTTCATGGGCCTCAAACTTTCCACCACCAAATGTCATCTGGTGCGTGCCATTCTAGAATCTATTGCCTTCAG GAACAAGCAACTATATGATACGATGCTAAGAGAAACCAACATTCCCATTACCAAGATCAG GGTGGACGGCGGGGTTTCCTCAAATGACTTCATCATGCAGCTCACTGCAGACCTGTTTGGTAGGAAGGTCGAGAGATGCCGGCACCGTGAAATGTCCTGTCTGGGGGCTGCTTTCGTAGCTGGGCTTGGTGTGG GCTACTGGAAAACCCGCGAAGAGGTGAAGAAGCTTCACAGCGCAGACAACGTGTTTTGTCCCAAAGGAGTCGGCGGTGACGGTGCCAGTTCCCAATACACGCCCATCCTCCAGAGCTGGGAAAGGGCCCTCCGGCGCTCCATGTACTGGTACAAGAAGCCTTGA
- the LOC131125594 gene encoding complement factor H-like isoform X1, with product MLHLGISWKIYLGFAFLSCGGHHCVSASRYCDAPTLDGGYLVPEQDTYNHGTVLFYACENGLKPAVEGWWATTTCRDGKWSTRPQCIDINNCIPLVLPHGKYHSSSEGWYMNGYTIRVTCDTGYVHRNWDATALCANGTWTSVPVCERSTQACNEPPKVPHGVIVNQNPKQDVYASDTEVVYECEDGYNVQGGHVKKSIFCIAGNWTTAPACVREIKPTPAGGGSTTSTEGRRPGSGKDGSEVGGRGNTGGGSSSQPDVTTVDRCGTAPIVPNGDIVERNQMFLKYQCASFYTRVGPRRVVCHSNGQWSKIPICKAAYCSVDTSERTQLKDVGVKFINSGEKVRLECVKLDHWLTNHYSVASCNNAEITFTRCCNWWELKWNTC from the exons ATGCTACACCTCGGGATATCTTGGAAGATTTATCTTGGATTTGCTTTCCTGTCATGTGGAGGGCATCACTGCGTTTCAGCGAGCCGTTACTGCGATGCTCCCACACTGGATGGAGGTTATTTAGTTCCTGAACAGGACACATATAACCATGGGACAGTGTTGTTTTACGCATGTGAGAATGGACTCAAGCCGGCCGTGGAGGGTTGGTGGGCGACGACGACATGCCGGGACGGTAAATGGTCCACTCGACCACAATGTATAG ATATCAACAATTGCATCCCACTCGTGCTCCCTCATGGTAAATACCATTCCAGCTCAGAGGGTTGGTACATGAACGGCTACACAATCAGGGTAACATGTGACACTGGATACGTGCACAGAAACTGGGACGCTACAGCGCTTTGTGCAAATGGAACATGGACCTCCGTGCCAGTCTGTGAGC GAAGTACCCAGGCATGCAATGAACCCCCCAAAGTCCCACACGGCGTCATCGTCAACCAGAACCCTAAACAGGATGTGTATGCGTCTGATACTGAAGTAGTGTATGAGTGTGAGGATGGATACAATGTACAAGGAGGACACGTTAAAAAGTCCATCTTTTGCATCGCTGGGAACTGGACAACAGCGCCTGCTTGTG TCAGAGAAATAAAGCCAACTCCTGCAGGCGGTGGATCCACAACATCTACTGAAG GGAGAAGACCAGGTAGTGGTAAGGATGGCTCTGAAGTGGGCGGAAGAGGAAACACTGGCGGGG GATCATCAAGTCAACCTGACGTTACAACAG TCGACCGGTGCGGAACAGCTCCCATCGTCCCAAATGGTGACATCGTGGAAAGGAACCAGATGTTTTTGAAGTACCAGTGTGCCAGTTTCTACACACGAGTGGGTCCAAGGAGGGTGGTGTGCCACAGCAATGGCCAGTGGTCCAAAATACCCATCTGCAAAG CTGCCTATTGTTCTGTGGACACCAGTGAACGCACCCAGTTGAAAGATGTTGGGGTGAAATTTATAAACAGTGGTGAGAAGGTGAGGTTGGAGTGCGTGAAACTGGACCACTGGCTGACGAATCATTATTCGGTGGCGTCGTGCAATAATGCAGAGATAACATTTACTAGAT GTTGTAACTGGTGGGAACTGAAGTGG aatacatgctaa